ACTGGCTCGACGTGCACCTACGCTGACCGGGAACCTTTCGGTGACCCCTCCCGGGCGTGCTCGCCCGGTGGAGTCCCCTCCGGGGCCGCTGTTGTGGCGGGGGCTTCGAATGGGTGGCGGACCGGGACAACGTCGTCCCCCGAAGTGTCCGGGTGTCACATGTAGCCCCATGAGGTGTCGGTGGGTTAGGAAGCGGTTATGACTTCAAGCACCACACCCGAGTTGCTCTGGCAACCTTCCCCCGAGTGGGTCCGGCAGACCAGGATCGGCCGGTTCCGCGACTGGCTGCGCGAGGACCGCCGGCTGGACCTGCCCGACTACCGTGCGCTCTGGCGGTGGTCGGTCGAGGACCTGGCGGGATTCTGGTCCGCGATGGCTGAGTACTTCGGGGTCTCGTTCCACGAGCCCCCGGAGCGAGTGCTGAGTGCCGAGACCATGCCCGGAACCGAGTGGTTTCCGGGCGCGCGGTTGAACTACGCCGAGCACGCGTTGTGCGTGGGACCCGGCAAGGAGGACTCGGCGATCGCGGTGGTCTTCGAACGCGAGGACGGCCACGGCGAGCGGATCACGTTCGGCGAACTGCGCTCCCGCGTGGCCGCGGCCAGAGCGGGGCTGGCGGAGCTCGGAGTGGGCAGCGGTGACCGGGTGGCCGCGCTGGTGCCGAACAGCCCCGAGACCCTGGTGGCGTTCCTCGCCACCGTCAGTCTCGGTGCGATCTGGTCCTCCTGCTCGCCGGACTTCGGACCGCGAGCGGTGGCCGACCGCTTCGTCCAGATCGAACCCGAGATTCTGTTGACCGTCAACGGCTACCGCTACGGCGGCAAGGAGTTCGACATCACCTCGACGGTCGAGGAACTGCGGGAACGGTTGCCCGGTCTCGGTTCGACGGTGCTGATCGACTACCTCCCCGGTGCCGGGCAGCTGCCCGACACCGTGGGATGGCGGGAGATGCTGGAACGGCACGCCGGTGCGGAGCTCTCCTTCGAATCGGTGCCGTTCGACCACCCGCTGTGGGTGCTGTACTCCTCCGGGACCACCGGACTGCCGAAGGGGATCGTGCACGGCCACGGCGGGATTCTCCTGGAGCACCTCAAGGCGATCGGTCTGCACTGCGACCTGGGACCGGGGGACGTGTTCCTCTGGTTCACCACCACCGGGTGGATGATGTGGAACTTCCTGGTGGGGGGACTGCTGACCGGTTCGTCCGTCGTGCTGTTCGACGGCAGCCCGGTGCACCCCCGCACGGACACGCTGTGGGAGCTGTCGGCGCGGCACGGCGTGAGCTACTTCGGCACCTCCGCGCCGTTCATCCAGACCTGCCGCAAGCGGGGGCTGCGCCCCGCCGAGGAGCACGACCTGTCGCGGTTGCGCACCGTCGGCTCGACCGGGGCTCCGTTGACGGCGGACGGGTTCGGCTGGATAGCCGAGGCGGTCGGCCGGGACGTGCAGATCGCCAGTGTCTCCGGCGGCACCGATCTGTGTACCGCGTTCGTCGGTTCCTCGCCCGACGTGCCGGTCTGGCTGGGGGAGATCTCCTGCCCCATGCTGGGCGCCTCGGTGGCCGCCTACGACGAGCACGGTGAGGAGCTCCACGACGAGGTCGGCGAGCTGGTGCTGACCAAGCCGATGCCGAGCATGCCGGTGTACTTCTGGAACGACCCGGACGGCACTCGGTTGCTGGACGCCTACTTCGACACCTACCCCGGCATCTGGCGCCACGGGGACTGGGTTCGGATCACCGACCGGGGCTCGCTGGTCATCTACGGCCGCAGTGACTCCACGCTCAACCGGGGTGGCATCCGGATGGGCACCGCCGAGTTCTACCGCGTGGTCGAGGTCTTCGACGAGGTGTCGGACTCGCTGGTCATCGACACCTCCGGTGCCGGGGAGACGGACGGAGAGCTGTTGTGCTTCCTGGTGCTGGCTCCAGGAGCCGAGCTGAGCGAGCTGGAACCGGCACTGCGGGAGAGGCTGCGCGACGAACTCTCGCCCAGGCACGTGCCGAACCGGTTCGTGGTGGTGAGTGAGGTACCGCACACCCTGAACGGCAAGAAGCTCGAAGTTCCGGTCAAGAAGATCCTCGCCGGGGCCGCGCCGGAGAGCGCCGTCAGCATGGACGCCCTGCGGAATCCCGACTCACTGCGGCCTTTCGTGGAGATGAGCAGGGAATGAAGTGACTCGCCCTTCGTGAGGAGGAGGGGGTCGTCTCCGGTGGTGTTCGTTGACGACCCCCCGTTGCGAGCCGGCTCGGAGGGGTGTGTATGGTTTACATCAGTGGCCGAGAGGAACTACCCGGAGGCTTCGCCTAGTCTGGTCTATGGCGCCGCACTGCTAATGCGGTAAGGGGCAACCCCCCTTCCCGGGTTCGAATCCCGGAGCCTCCGCCGGGACTCCCACTTCGGTGGGAGTTCACAACTGAACATGCGCCCGTAGCTCAACGGATAGAGCATCTGACTACGGATCAGAAGGTTTGGGGTTCGAATCCCTACGGGCGCGCATTATCGCAGATCAGGGGCGGTTTCGGAATACTCCGGAGCCGCCCCGCTGCTGTGCGGTACACATTTTGTACACATCACATCTGATCGGCCCCGATTTCGTCGGCCGGTGCCAGCGCCCGTGAGCGGGCCGCGTCCATCCGATCCGCTACTTCGTCCAGCCGGTCCGGGAACAAGTGCCCGTAGGTGTCCAACGTCAACGTCGCGGTCTTGTGGCCGAGCATCTGTTGGACCACCTTCACGTCCGCACCGGACGCGATCGCCAGTGACGCCGCGGTGTGCCGCAAGCTGTGCAGACTCAGCCCGGCGAGGTGATCGAGCTTGGCTTCCCGAACTGCGGGGGCGAACACCCGCGTGCGAAAGTTCGCGTACCGCAACGGCTGCCCTCGGCGGCTGGTGAACACGAACGTCTCGGAGCGCTGCCCGGAAACCACCGGGCGCAGCTCGTCGGCCAGGAACGCGGGAAGTGGAACGGTGCGCCGCTCGTGGGTCTTCGGGTCGGTGAGGTACGTTTCCGCCGAATCCTTGGCGAAGGCTTCGACCACG
The nucleotide sequence above comes from Actinopolyspora erythraea. Encoded proteins:
- a CDS encoding acetoacetate--CoA ligase, yielding MTSSTTPELLWQPSPEWVRQTRIGRFRDWLREDRRLDLPDYRALWRWSVEDLAGFWSAMAEYFGVSFHEPPERVLSAETMPGTEWFPGARLNYAEHALCVGPGKEDSAIAVVFEREDGHGERITFGELRSRVAAARAGLAELGVGSGDRVAALVPNSPETLVAFLATVSLGAIWSSCSPDFGPRAVADRFVQIEPEILLTVNGYRYGGKEFDITSTVEELRERLPGLGSTVLIDYLPGAGQLPDTVGWREMLERHAGAELSFESVPFDHPLWVLYSSGTTGLPKGIVHGHGGILLEHLKAIGLHCDLGPGDVFLWFTTTGWMMWNFLVGGLLTGSSVVLFDGSPVHPRTDTLWELSARHGVSYFGTSAPFIQTCRKRGLRPAEEHDLSRLRTVGSTGAPLTADGFGWIAEAVGRDVQIASVSGGTDLCTAFVGSSPDVPVWLGEISCPMLGASVAAYDEHGEELHDEVGELVLTKPMPSMPVYFWNDPDGTRLLDAYFDTYPGIWRHGDWVRITDRGSLVIYGRSDSTLNRGGIRMGTAEFYRVVEVFDEVSDSLVIDTSGAGETDGELLCFLVLAPGAELSELEPALRERLRDELSPRHVPNRFVVVSEVPHTLNGKKLEVPVKKILAGAAPESAVSMDALRNPDSLRPFVEMSRE